GAAATAATCTTTCGTACCGATGACGATATGGATATTATACATGAGTATCCACCGCGCGAAGAAGATCCGCCGGCGTGGCAGCTGGATGACGATGTGGTGATATCCCATGGCGAGTCATTGCTTGAAAACGGCCCTTGGCATGCGATAGCTCGGATCCATTTCCACTGGATTGCAGTGGCGATTGTTGCTTGTAGCGCTCTTGTTGTGTTACGGTTGTGCGTTAAACGCGGGAAGCGCCACAGCTACGAAAAGATTGACTCCAATGGTTTTTCACTGCACAAGACAAGAGAAGAATTGTGATTGTTTTTAAAAGTTCCGTGGTTTTCCCTGTTAGTGCGAAATATCAATGATCAAGAAGGCGGAAAATATTTTATGTAAAAGTTCTTTATAGAATTGAGAGCGTTACACGGCTTCACAAACAGATAATTGCTCTTTTGGAAGGCCACCCATAAAAACTTCTCGGAGCATCAAACGGTCCCTGCAGTTTTCCTGAATGTGTTTCATCATTTGCCGAAAGTGGTTCTTGACACTTCTTCCAACTTGACCTTCAAATTCGATTAGCTCATTCACTTCGTACAAAGCATCCTCCAACCCTTTTTTCCTTTGTTGCATCTCTAGAGTAATTCCGGTCCATTGCTTGTTCTCGTTCGAAAGCCGTTGCAAGTCTATTCGGTATAAACATACTTCTTTATCGGCAGATAAAGCCCGCAGCTCCATCAGTTGATTCTCTCTGGCCATGTGCTTAATGGCATTCTGCAATTTACTGGTCTGTAGACGAAGCTTTTTGTTGTGTTTCTGCAGACTTTCAACGACGAGCCTAGCTTCTAGGACCTTCCTCTCAGCCTCAGCAGTTTGGGCGTCGCGGTCCGCGTACAATTGGTGAATTTCAAGGATCCGTTCCTTACGATATTCCTCGATCATTCGAAAATCTTGCTGGCGCCGATTCTCAATACTTTCAAGTTGATTCCGAAGTTTCACGATCAAGAAGTGACTCCTAGTCATCCATGCCCGTACGCTTGATTGAACCTTGACTGCCGAAATGATACGAGAATAGACCATACGACCCTGATAACGACGAACAGCTGACTGTATGAGTGTGGAAGCCTCGTTGCGAATGCGTTCAACCGCTTGTTTCGCTCTCAGTACCAACGTCGCACGATAAAGCTTTCGAGCAATGATTCCTTTGAAAAACGACTGAATCCTCGATGCGGCCTTATTTAGCTTTACCATGAATACTCTTGACCTAACGAGCTTCTCGTCAGCCATCCAGAATGGCTTCGACCATAGGAATTTAGTCTTACGGCTTTGTTGGGAATCCTGTTTATCTTGGATGACAAAGTAGTTAGAGTTACATATTGCTGGATTGGTATTGAAGCGCACTCGTCTGCTCCCACCACACGGAAGGGTTCCCACGGATATCGGAATCTCAGGGACTTCATTTACGACAGTACATTGGTGTCGGTGACAACCAGCGTTCTCGTCGGAAAATGGAACCTCGTCTCTGTTGCGCAAGATCAGCATGATGGGAAGACGGCAATGATGATTCACTGTAAGCGTCAGGGGCGAGAAATTGTGTCAAGGGCTTTTGAGACCAGAATTTTTGTTCATGGAAAACTCGAATTCTCTGCATTGAAGTCACATACATTCCCTATCCTCGATCAGAAAATGCCACGGCCGTGATTGCGACTTATGTGCTTTCCCATTTAATGTGAGTCTCCATAACATTTAGGCATCGACATACGTGACTCATCCTTGTAAAATGCAACTGgttttcgtccatttctCGTTCGTCTAACTTTTTCATTCACAGTTAGATTGAACAAGAGCATCGAGACACGAATCCGAAAAACATAGGACTTTTTCCTGGACGTATTGCGAAGAACTCGGTTGTTTCTGTCAACGCAACGACTACATGCGATCTTATCCATTGCTTCTCTACCATAAACGCTATAGAGTCACATTGCCAAACATTCAGCTGTCTCCACTACTTTTGAaatgactgacagtgacagtgagtgcaCCATTTCAACCGAAATACATCTGACGAAATCGTGATCACACAGTCTCACATTCAGAGTCAGCTCATTGCTTGGTTGGTTAATACCTAAGGTATTGGAGAGTTTTTGTGATACAGTAGAATGTGTTTCCCAGTCAATGCTTCAGGAGAAAGATAAGCATAAAGGGTCTTCTTGAATTCAACCCCGTTGAAGTGTATAAAGTATAAAACAAAAGAGAGCATCAATAATACCTTAAGTCGTAGGAGAGACAACTGCAgatcttgactgtgagtaagGACAGGGATAGGGAATTGACGCTTT
The Phaeodactylum tricornutum CCAP 1055/1 chromosome 7, whole genome shotgun sequence DNA segment above includes these coding regions:
- a CDS encoding predicted protein, giving the protein MLILRNRDEVPFSDENAGCHRHQCTVVNEVPEIPISVGTLPCGGSRRVRFNTNPAICNSNYFVIQDKQDSQQSRKTKFLWSKPFWMADEKLVRSRVFMVKLNKAASRIQSFFKGIIARKLYRATLVLRAKQAVERIRNEASTLIQSAVRRYQGRMVYSRIISAVKVQSSVRAWMTRSHFLIVKLRNQLESIENRRQQDFRMIEEYRKERILEIHQLYADRDAQTAEAERKVLEARLVVESLQKHNKKLRLQTSKLQNAIKHMARENQLMELRALSADKEVCLYRIDLQRLSNENKQWTGITLEMQQRKKGLEDALYEVNELIEFEGQVGRSVKNHFRQMMKHIQENCRDRLMLREVFMGGLPKEQLSVCEAV